Sequence from the Priestia megaterium genome:
GTCTTTTTAAACGGACCTTTATTATCCATAAGCTTCCTCCTTTGGATGAATCATCACTTTTGTTGTTTTTTTTGACAACATTCATATATATTCGATAATATGTGTCAAAATTTTTATTACTATACCCATTCAAAATTACTTTGAACCCCTTTTCTTTATTTCTACAGATTAATTAACAGAAAATTTTAAAAAATTCACTCTTATGTTCAAGACACACTAAAACTTTTTCTTCTCTTCTTTAATAGGTAAAATACTCAATAAATGAAAGGAGTTAGATAAATGACTTTACCAGAGAATTTGCCTGTTGATTTTACAGCTTACAATCACTTAACATTCCTTCCGCTCGGACGCAAGAATAAATCGATTCGGTCCGTAGGAAGTAAACATACTAAAGGGCTACTTGGACGTTTAAATGACTACTTTGAGCGAGCAATGAATGAGTTATCTCAAGAAGATATAGTCCTTTTTCAAACGTTCTTATATGGAAGTTATAGGGGCGGTTTTCCCGTCGCAATTGATAAAAATGAAGACGTTTATCCTCACTTTTGGAAACCAACTTCATTTCTATGGAAAGAATATAATAAGAATCGCGGCATTCCTATTCATCATGATGAGTTTTATTCTCAAGATTTTACGGTTTTGACTAAAAATGAGTTGGAAAATTATCTTGGAAGCATTATGAAAGATTACATGTTTTGCGCTAGAATACATGATTCTTCAAAAGAAGAATGGATTCAACATATTAATAAGTGTTTCTTCAAACATCCGCTCATTTCCCTTTATCATCGAAATGCAGATGTGATTGAAGCAATTGAACAATCAAAAAAATCACCTTTGCTTTTTATTATGAAAAACCCTGAGCAAATTGCTTTTTGGCGCAATCGGATTGAAATCATTATGAGACCTTTTCGCTCTCTTTCTTCCACCGCCTTTGAGAGAGGATTTTCAGATACGGAAGATACGGTATTAACTGTTCACGGAGAAAACGAGATCATTCGCTTAACTTCAGAAAACAGAGGTCTCACCGTAACATATGATGTCACAAATGATGCCATTTCACTCGATGATGAGTATAATGTAGTGCTAGCAGCCAAACGCTTATCTACAACTCAGCGGCAGTTCGAAGAGATTATAGATGAAAATGAAGAAGTGATTCAAAAACTGCTTGTCTTTTTTAAATGGAAAAGTCTTTTAGAGCATCATGAAGTGCACATCAAAGAAATCCAAGATAAATTGTGCAGCCTAACCACTTATCAACTTAATCAAAGACAAGTTTTACAGGAAAACGATCCCTTTCTTTCCTTCATTCAAAACGTATTACAAGTAAAAACACCGAATGCAAATCTCCAAGTTGGTTCCATTCAATGGTTTTCGCAATGGGATTTTCCAGATGTCACCCTGCTGCAGGAAACAAACAAATTTACATGTTATATGGGTCCAAACGAAATAGAAAAGAAACTGACAGAAATAAGCGCTAAGATAGAAAATGAACTTCATAAGCAGCGTCAGGACCTGCTTTCGACTCCGCTAAAAATCGGTCAAATAACTTTTGATTCAAACCAAATGCTACGGTTATTAACACTTATAGATACCTTAAAGAACACGGAAACTCAGCAGAGTTACGTACAAATTTTAGAAGGCGTTTCTACTAACAGTATTCGTCAAAAAAAGCTCGATAAAATACCCGCATTTGGATTGTTAAATTCCGTAAAGCGCAAGCGCATTGTTACGTATTTACAAGAATTACAAAACTATCAGCTGCTTAAAAAAGAGAAAAAAGGATTCCGCCTCACTCCAAAAGGCGAAGCCATCCGACGTCTATTTGAAGAAGAATCACGGAGAATATGAGATTATATCTCGCGTGATTCTTCTTTTTTGATTTTGAAGACTACTTTCTCTATTAAATGCTTATCATAATTAGAAATCTCCATTCATATAATCATTACTAGATTAGCAAAGTCCTTCATACCTATTAGCCTGATGCTGACATAGAGAGGAGATTTCGCCATTGAAATCTAGTAATCGCGCCAATTTTGTAGTGTTAACATATAAGATGGTTCTTGTTATTTTATCCATTGTTTTAATGACATCATCTATCATTGTTCTAGTGAGTTACTCAGCATTTAAAGAACAGTTCAATTCTTCTATTGTCTATCAAACGTTATCGAGGCATAAAGCAGAAAGCCTTTATTATTTGATGAGCCAGGAAAACCATCATTTTTCAACGGCTTTTGATAAAAATTACTCGCCTCCAGGTCTTTCTTCTACACTGCTAGAGTTATCAACAAGTATTCGAGCAGAAGACGCGAGAAGCTTGTTTGGTTCAGAACTTCCTGGATTCAGTATTTACGACTCCAATATTATCATCGCCGGTGAAGGCACAAATTTCACAAACTTCCCTAGAGAATCTGCACCACCGTTAGATGAAACGCTAAAAGAAAGAAATTCTACTACAAAAGTTCAGCAACCTAAAGAAAACAATGGTACGAATGCTCCAAATAATAATACAACTGGCGGAAAAAAGGTATTTTATATTTATCATACGCACAGCTGGGAATCTTACTTGCCTCTGTTAGGACTTGAAGGTGATCCAGATGCTAATAAAGCAGTAGATAGCAAAACAAATATTAATATGGTCGCAAATATGCTAGGAAAAGATTTAGAGGCTCAGGGAATTGGGGCAGAAGTAGATCAAACCAATATTGGACAGAAATTAAAAGAAAAAGGTTGGAACACCAATCAATCGTACGCCATGTCTCGCACAGTAATTGAAACGGCGATGACTGAGAATAGAGATTTAACTTACTTTATCGATTTGCACCGAGATTCGCTTCGAAAAGATAATACAACCATTAAGATTAACAATAAATCGTATGCAAAAGTTGTGTTTGTTTTAGGGAAAGCGAATCAAAACTTTGAACAAAACTTAAAAATGGCAAAAGCGCTTCATGAAGGTCTTGAAAAGAAATATCCTGGGTTAAGCCGCGGAGTTATTGGCAAAAACAAATCCAGCGGTAACGGTGTATATAATCAAGATGTTTCTAAAAATGCCATTTTAATTGAAGTGGGCGGAGTTGATAATAACTTTGATGAACTAGCCAACACAACAAAAGCACTGTCTGATGTCATTAGCCAATTCTACTGGCAAGCTGAAAAAGTAGATGCCCCTGCTCAATAAAAAAAGCCCTCTTCACTGAGGGCTTTTTAAAATTCAATTCCTTTTACAGCAGGAATTCCTTCATCGTAGTAATGTTTATGAGGCTTCATTTCCGTCACAAGATCTGCTGCTTCCATCACTTCTTTTTTTGCAGAACGTCCAGTGATGACCAAATGCATATGCTCAGGACGCTTTTGAATAAGATCAATCACTTCATGTAGCGGTAGCACATCATCAATAGGAAATTTATCGATAGCTAGTGCGTTATTTAACTCGTCTAAAATAACCACATCATATTCATCTGAAAAGACTTTTTCCTTCGTTAGCGCCCAGGCTTTTTTCAAAGCATCACGATGTTCAGGTGGTGTTTTTGTCCATGTAAAGCCGACTCCTGTTTGAATCATTTCAATTCCCATTCTGTCAAACATCAGCTTTTCGCCATATGTACGCTGAGGAGATTTAATAAATTGAATCATTAATACTTTTTGTCCGCGTCCCGTAGCCCGCAAAGCAAGACCTAAAGCAGCAGTTGTTTTCCCTTTTCCGTCTCCGGTATAAACTAACGTAAGACCACGTTTATCTTTCAATCTAAAAACCTCTTTTTCTTCGAATTTCAGTTTACAGCCATGTTGTTTTTTCTGTAAACGGTGTTCTAGCAGGCTCTTTCATTTTTGTAAGAGACTCTTCATTTGGATAGCCTAGAAATACGTTTCCTACTACGACTTTACCTGAAGGCCTGCCGATAAACTCATACAGCCTCTCGTCTCGAACAAGACCAACGCCTCTTGTTCTCCAAACGAACCCAAGACCTAGTTCTTTAGCTGCTAGCCACATGGAATGAATCGCGCATGAAACCGCATATTTATTGTCTTCGGTGGCTTCTTCATCTCCTTCAACTGTATCAGCTGTTACGACGATATGTACAGGCGTATTTTTCACTGCTTTTAACGAACTTTCTACCAAATGAGGCTTTGTAGGAAAGCGCTCCTTTAAATACGCTTCAGCCAGCGCTTCATACTTCTTTTTTGCTTCTCCTTGAATCACATAGAAGCTCCAAGGCTCTCTCATTCGATCATTTGGAGCCCATGTCGCTGCTTCAAGCAGCTGTTCGATTTTCTCTTGCTCCACTTCGCGTGCTTCATGATCTCGTACCGCTCTTCGTTCTTTTAGCTGTGAGATAATCGTCATATTGTCTCCTCCTTTTAATGTTAAAGCAGAATATTTTCCGCTCTTTCTTCGAACCATTTTATTTTTTCTCTAATTGTCACAACTTCACCTACAAGCACGATGGCAGGATGGGCAATTTCTGCTTTTTGTGCTATTTCTTCGATTGTGGCAAGCGTTCCCGTTACGGTGCGCTGATACTTTGTCGTTCCCCACTGAACAAGCGCTACTGGCGTATGTTTATCTCGTCCGTGGTCCATCAACTGCTTGCATATATGAGGTAAATTTCCAACGCCCATATAAAAGGCAATTGTATCTATTCCTTGAGCGAGCGCTGACCAATTTAAGTAATCTTTTCCTTTTTCTTCTCTTCCATGACCCGTTACAATGGCAAAAGAAGTGGCATGATCTCTGTGTGTAACAGGGATCCCCGCATAAGCTGGAGCTGCAATTCCTGACGTGATACCAGGCACTACTTCATAAGGAATTCCTTGATTAGCAAGCACTTCAGCTTCCTCTGCTCCGCGGCCAAACACAAAAGGATCGCCTCCTTTTAAGCGCGTCACTACTTTTCCTTGAAGTGCTTTTTCAACAAGCAGTTCGTGAATACGATCTTGGATGACTCCGTGCTTGCCCGGTAATTTTCCGCAAAAAATAAGCTCCGCGTCTTTTTTAGCATAGTTTAACAACTGTTCATTGGCTAAGCGGTCATATAAAATAACATCCGCTTCTTGAATACACTCCATTCCATATACGGTTATTAGCTTCGGATCTCCTGGTCCGGCTCCTACTAAATATACTTTTCCAACTGTCACACGGCATCTCTTCTTTCTTTTTTTACCGCTTTACACTGTTCCACCCAGTTTTCTACCATCTTTGTAGAAGAGCCGAAATGAAAGTGCGTATAGCCGGCAATTAAATTATGATTCATATAGCCTTCTTCTTTCATTCCTCGCATCCCTTTTGTATCATAGGCAGGCGAAAACTCTTTCTCTGAATGAAAGGTTGAATAATGAAATTCATGGCCTTTAGCTTGTATATCGCCTTTAAATAAAAAATTCCCCGGCTTTCCCGTCACTTCTCGATATCCTAAAGCAGCTAATTTTGTCTGCATTCTTACTTGTCCGGGAATAAGCCCCACCATTTCATGGCATGTATCATCTGTTGTGACAATACCATCTGTTAAAAACATAAAGCCTCCGCACTCAGCAAGTGTAGGCAGCCCTTTTTGGATGGCTGCTCGAACAGAGTTTTTAACGTCGATTTGCTGAGCCAGCGTTTCAGCAAATTCTTCTGGAAATCCGCCTCCTATATAAAGGCCATCAGCATCTTGTGGAACCGTTTCTCCTTTTAAAGGCGAAAATTCTACAAGCTCTGCTCCGTAAGCTTTTAACA
This genomic interval carries:
- a CDS encoding nitroreductase family protein yields the protein MTIISQLKERRAVRDHEAREVEQEKIEQLLEAATWAPNDRMREPWSFYVIQGEAKKKYEALAEAYLKERFPTKPHLVESSLKAVKNTPVHIVVTADTVEGDEEATEDNKYAVSCAIHSMWLAAKELGLGFVWRTRGVGLVRDERLYEFIGRPSGKVVVGNVFLGYPNEESLTKMKEPARTPFTEKTTWL
- the cobO gene encoding cob(I)yrinic acid a,c-diamide adenosyltransferase, whose translation is MKDKRGLTLVYTGDGKGKTTAALGLALRATGRGQKVLMIQFIKSPQRTYGEKLMFDRMGIEMIQTGVGFTWTKTPPEHRDALKKAWALTKEKVFSDEYDVVILDELNNALAIDKFPIDDVLPLHEVIDLIQKRPEHMHLVITGRSAKKEVMEAADLVTEMKPHKHYYDEGIPAVKGIEF
- the spoIIP gene encoding stage II sporulation protein P, translating into MKSSNRANFVVLTYKMVLVILSIVLMTSSIIVLVSYSAFKEQFNSSIVYQTLSRHKAESLYYLMSQENHHFSTAFDKNYSPPGLSSTLLELSTSIRAEDARSLFGSELPGFSIYDSNIIIAGEGTNFTNFPRESAPPLDETLKERNSTTKVQQPKENNGTNAPNNNTTGGKKVFYIYHTHSWESYLPLLGLEGDPDANKAVDSKTNINMVANMLGKDLEAQGIGAEVDQTNIGQKLKEKGWNTNQSYAMSRTVIETAMTENRDLTYFIDLHRDSLRKDNTTIKINNKSYAKVVFVLGKANQNFEQNLKMAKALHEGLEKKYPGLSRGVIGKNKSSGNGVYNQDVSKNAILIEVGGVDNNFDELANTTKALSDVISQFYWQAEKVDAPAQ
- a CDS encoding RQC-minor-2 family DNA-binding protein; this translates as MTLPENLPVDFTAYNHLTFLPLGRKNKSIRSVGSKHTKGLLGRLNDYFERAMNELSQEDIVLFQTFLYGSYRGGFPVAIDKNEDVYPHFWKPTSFLWKEYNKNRGIPIHHDEFYSQDFTVLTKNELENYLGSIMKDYMFCARIHDSSKEEWIQHINKCFFKHPLISLYHRNADVIEAIEQSKKSPLLFIMKNPEQIAFWRNRIEIIMRPFRSLSSTAFERGFSDTEDTVLTVHGENEIIRLTSENRGLTVTYDVTNDAISLDDEYNVVLAAKRLSTTQRQFEEIIDENEEVIQKLLVFFKWKSLLEHHEVHIKEIQDKLCSLTTYQLNQRQVLQENDPFLSFIQNVLQVKTPNANLQVGSIQWFSQWDFPDVTLLQETNKFTCYMGPNEIEKKLTEISAKIENELHKQRQDLLSTPLKIGQITFDSNQMLRLLTLIDTLKNTETQQSYVQILEGVSTNSIRQKKLDKIPAFGLLNSVKRKRIVTYLQELQNYQLLKKEKKGFRLTPKGEAIRRLFEEESRRI
- the cobA gene encoding uroporphyrinogen-III C-methyltransferase; translated protein: MTVGKVYLVGAGPGDPKLITVYGMECIQEADVILYDRLANEQLLNYAKKDAELIFCGKLPGKHGVIQDRIHELLVEKALQGKVVTRLKGGDPFVFGRGAEEAEVLANQGIPYEVVPGITSGIAAPAYAGIPVTHRDHATSFAIVTGHGREEKGKDYLNWSALAQGIDTIAFYMGVGNLPHICKQLMDHGRDKHTPVALVQWGTTKYQRTVTGTLATIEEIAQKAEIAHPAIVLVGEVVTIREKIKWFEERAENILL